A genomic window from Sphingobacterium sp. BN32 includes:
- the queA gene encoding tRNA preQ1(34) S-adenosylmethionine ribosyltransferase-isomerase QueA, with protein MKLSQFNFNLPESLLASEPSEQRDESRLMVLHRDSGKIEHKIFKDVLDYFDDKDVMILNNTKVFPARMYGNKEKTGATIEVFLLRELNKELRLWDVLVDPARKIRVGNKLYFGDDDLLVAEVVDNTTSRGRTIRFLFDGTDEEFRKNIEILGETPLPKYIKRKATPEDKFRYQTIYAKNEGAVAAPTAGLHFSRELMKRLELKGVEFAEVTLHVGLGTFRTVEVEDLTKHKMDSEQFIITDEAAKLVNKGIDNKRKICAVGTTSMRAIESSVSADKHLKAANDWTSKFIYPPYDFSIANSMITNFHTPQSTLLVMIAAFAGYENTMNAYEVAVKEKYRFYSYGDAMLII; from the coding sequence ATGAAATTATCACAATTCAACTTTAATTTACCTGAATCTTTACTTGCCTCTGAACCATCTGAACAAAGAGACGAATCGCGTCTTATGGTTTTACACCGTGACAGTGGAAAAATTGAGCACAAAATCTTCAAGGATGTTTTAGATTATTTTGATGATAAAGATGTAATGATCTTAAATAACACCAAGGTATTCCCTGCCCGTATGTACGGAAACAAAGAGAAAACCGGTGCTACAATTGAAGTATTCTTATTGCGCGAGCTGAACAAAGAACTTCGCTTATGGGATGTATTGGTTGATCCTGCTCGTAAAATCCGTGTAGGGAACAAACTGTACTTCGGCGATGACGATTTGCTTGTTGCTGAAGTAGTTGATAACACAACATCTAGAGGACGTACGATCCGTTTCTTATTTGACGGTACAGACGAAGAATTCCGCAAAAACATTGAAATCTTAGGAGAAACACCACTTCCAAAATATATCAAACGTAAAGCAACACCAGAGGATAAATTCCGCTATCAGACTATTTACGCGAAAAACGAAGGTGCCGTTGCAGCTCCGACTGCAGGTTTACACTTCTCGCGCGAGTTGATGAAGCGCCTAGAGCTTAAAGGTGTTGAGTTTGCAGAAGTCACATTGCACGTTGGTCTAGGTACATTCCGTACGGTAGAGGTAGAAGATTTAACGAAGCATAAAATGGACTCCGAGCAATTCATCATCACGGATGAAGCGGCTAAATTGGTGAATAAGGGCATTGACAACAAACGCAAAATCTGTGCGGTTGGTACAACATCAATGCGCGCAATTGAGTCTTCGGTATCTGCTGACAAACACTTGAAAGCAGCGAACGATTGGACAAGCAAGTTCATCTACCCTCCCTATGATTTCAGTATCGCAAACTCAATGATCACCAACTTCCATACGCCACAGTCTACCCTATTGGTTATGATTGCTGCATTCGCAGGATATGAAAATACGATGAATGCCTATGAAGTGGCGGTAAAAGAGAAATACCGTTTCTATTCATACGGTGATGCAATGTTAATTATCTAA
- a CDS encoding 2-C-methyl-D-erythritol 4-phosphate cytidylyltransferase, translated as MSQHFVIIVAAGSGSRMSSDLPKQYMLLDAKPILMHTIDQFAKANVQANIILVISESMQAFWDEQCKEYAFHTSYQICYGGASRFQSVKNGLRYIQKNYELSPGDVIGVHDAARPLVSQTLIENLYQSCKPENPAIIPAVQSSNSVRLGSLKESKAVDRDQVWLVQTPQVFEASLFQEAYKQEEESTFTDDASVIEKMSNGLTIYPGDHKNIKITFKEDIAIAQYYLNNTI; from the coding sequence ATGAGCCAACACTTTGTTATCATTGTTGCCGCGGGGAGCGGTTCGCGTATGTCTAGCGATCTACCAAAACAATATATGCTGTTGGATGCTAAACCCATCCTGATGCACACCATAGATCAGTTCGCAAAGGCAAACGTACAGGCAAACATAATACTCGTAATTTCAGAAAGTATGCAGGCATTCTGGGATGAGCAATGCAAGGAATATGCCTTCCATACGTCTTATCAAATATGCTATGGCGGTGCTAGCAGATTTCAAAGTGTGAAAAATGGATTGCGCTACATACAAAAGAACTATGAACTTTCTCCTGGTGATGTGATTGGCGTGCATGATGCTGCGAGACCTCTCGTTTCTCAGACTTTAATAGAAAACCTATACCAATCCTGCAAGCCGGAAAATCCAGCAATCATCCCTGCCGTTCAAAGCAGCAATTCCGTTCGACTAGGTAGCTTAAAAGAAAGTAAAGCAGTAGATAGAGATCAAGTATGGTTGGTACAGACTCCGCAGGTATTCGAAGCGAGCCTTTTCCAAGAGGCCTATAAACAGGAAGAGGAAAGCACGTTTACAGACGATGCTTCTGTAATAGAAAAAATGAGCAACGGCTTAACCATCTATCCAGGTGATCATAAGAATATTAAAATCACCTTTAAGGAAGATATCGCCATTGCTCAATATTACTTAAATAATACTATTTAA
- a CDS encoding lmo0937 family membrane protein — protein sequence MGNILYLIAVILVIIWAISFLGGYATGGIIHILLVIAVIVVLLRVIRGNA from the coding sequence ATGGGAAATATTTTGTATTTAATCGCTGTAATCTTAGTAATTATCTGGGCAATTAGCTTCTTGGGAGGTTATGCTACAGGTGGTATCATCCACATTTTATTGGTAATTGCTGTAATTGTCGTTTTATTAAGAGTTATTCGAGGAAACGCTTAA
- a CDS encoding MBL fold metallo-hydrolase, whose product MRVTFLGTGTSQGVPVIACHCPVCQSTDKRDNRLRSSILMEYNEHAVIIDTGPDFRYQMLRQRVDRLDAVLMTHSHKDHIAGLDDVRAYNYQQQQSIPIYSNKATHDALRKEFYYAFSEYKYPGVPQLELEEIQAGQAFELYGASILPIEVMHFKMPVLGFRLGDFAYITDAKTISDESYALLAGVKVLVLNALQKDPHISHLTLDEALEVVKRLAPEQTYLTHISHRFGKHQDIQKELPKGVSVAYDGLAIDIAE is encoded by the coding sequence TTGAGAGTAACATTTTTAGGTACCGGTACTTCGCAGGGTGTGCCCGTTATTGCGTGCCACTGCCCTGTATGTCAGTCTACAGATAAAAGGGACAATCGCTTGCGGTCGTCTATTCTCATGGAATATAATGAGCATGCTGTAATCATTGATACAGGTCCCGACTTCCGCTATCAAATGTTGCGTCAGCGTGTCGATCGCTTGGATGCTGTCTTGATGACGCATTCGCACAAAGATCATATCGCCGGTCTAGACGACGTGCGCGCCTACAACTATCAACAGCAACAGTCTATCCCCATCTATTCCAATAAAGCTACGCACGACGCGCTGAGAAAGGAATTCTATTATGCTTTTAGCGAATATAAATATCCAGGAGTACCCCAATTGGAACTGGAGGAGATTCAAGCCGGTCAAGCCTTTGAACTTTACGGCGCATCCATACTGCCCATCGAAGTAATGCACTTCAAAATGCCCGTACTTGGTTTCCGACTTGGCGACTTTGCCTACATTACCGATGCGAAGACCATTTCAGATGAATCGTATGCACTGTTGGCGGGGGTAAAAGTTTTAGTACTCAATGCCCTGCAGAAAGATCCACATATTTCTCATCTTACGTTGGATGAGGCCCTCGAGGTCGTTAAACGCCTGGCTCCCGAACAAACCTATTTGACGCATATCAGCCACCGCTTCGGCAAACATCAAGATATACAAAAGGAACTGCCCAAAGGCGTTTCCGTTGCCTATGATGGGTTAGCGATCGATATCGCAGAATAG